TTTGGGTTACTTTGGCTAGTAGCTTCCCAAGGCTGTTCAACCGTTTTTGCCGAATGGTCATGGATGATCAGTTGATACAATGTCCTCCATGGAAATGGTAACGTCAGCTATCTTAAAAATGATGATAGATAATCAATTTGTATCCAACTTTTTGAGAGAAAGCAGGTCAATAGACTGGAATCTCTAGGATTGGATGGGTTATTTAGCCACCCATATTCCCATGCTGGAGCTGAATGGCGCTGTCAAGAAAATTCTATATACCCAGAGGAAAGCGACCCTACTGGGGTGCGTGGTATGAAGAGACTGGTTCTAGGACCAGATGGACTGGAAACGGAGGAAATCTTCTTGCTTAAGGAAAAAAGCATTAAGTTTAATGCTCTGCAATCTACTGTGTAGATTGGCCGCCGGGGAGAGCTGCCACAATAGCATCGGCAACCCGAGCAACGGGAATGATTTCGATATCCAAACTGGGAAAAGACTGGCCTTTAGGAATGATGGCCCGTTTAAATCCCAACTTGAGGGCCTCTTTCAGACGTAATTCGGTTTGCGATACGGAGCGGACTTGGCCGCCCAATCCCACCTCGCCAATAACGACGGTGGTTGGGTCTACCAGGCGATCTCGGAAGCTGGCTGCGAGTGCGATCGCAACTCCCAAATCTGCAGCGGGTTCGGCCACACTCAATCCACCGGAAGAAGCCACATAGGCATCTAGCTTAGAGAGGGGAATCCCCAGCCGTTTCTCTAACACAGCCAGAATTTGCAGCAACCGATTATATTCAATGCCTGTCGTCGAACGGCGTGGTGAACTATAGCTGGTGGGACTGACCAAGGCCTGCAGTTCCACCACAATTGGACGGGTGCCTTCGCAAGCGACGATAGTGGCGGTCCCTGGCGATACCTCTTCGCGGTCCCCCAAAAATAATTCCGATGGATTCAAGACTTCGCGCAAGCCCCGATCAATCATTTCAAAAACACCAACTTCGTGAGTCGCACCAAACCGATTTTTCACTGACCGGAGTAATCGGTGATTCGCAAACCGATCCCCTTCAAAATAGAGCACGGTATCGACTAAATGTTCTAAAACCTTGGGACCTGCAATTGCCCCTTCCTTTGTGACGTGACCGACGATAAATAACGTAATGTGGTTTCGTTTTGCCAGTCGCATCAGGGCTGACGTACATTCCCTAACTTGGGCGACGGAACCGGGGGCCGAGGTTAAAGTAGAGAAAAATAGGGCTTGAATACTATCAATAATGGCGACCTGAGGTTGCAGAGAATCTAACTCTTGCAGCACCAATTCCAGGTCAGTTTCGGGTAACAGGTATAAATTGTCATTCTCTAAATTATCTTTTTGCTCAGTGGCGGTCTCTGAAATCTCTTTTTTTAAAATTAAATCTCCAATTCCCAATCTCTGGGCGCGTAATTTAACCTGTTGGCCAGATTCTTCCGCGCAAACATAGAGAACGGTTTGCCGCGAGCTTAAAAAATTGACAATTTGCAACAAAAGGGTTGATTTTCCGATTCCCGGATCACCCCCTACCAATACTAAAGAACCTGGGACAATGCCTCCCCCTAACACCCGATCGAGTTCAACGTAACCCGAACTAAATCGCTGTATTGGCTGCTCAGAAATCTGGGTTAATGTCAGGGAAGAAAGCGCTTGGGGGGCAGCATTACGTTTCTGGCGATGTCGTTGCGCCAAGCGGGTTCCGTCTGTTGCTGCAGGTGCATTGGGCACCACTTGTTCGACTAAAGAATTCCAAGTGTGACAGGAGGGACATTTACCAAAAAACTGGGGAGAAGCTGCACCACATTCTTGGCAAATGTAATGAGTTCGTGTTTTTGCCATATAATTCTTAAATAAAATTGAACTGTAAATATTCTTAAAGTCTTTAGTCTGAAAGCATTTCAGCGTTTTTTCCTGTTACTAACTTCATGCTAACTTAATAACAGAGGACAAAAATTTAACTTTTAGCAATGACTCGCAATTAAGGAGCATTAAGGAAATTGGAAAATCATAAAGAGAAAATTCTGGTGGTCGACGATGAAGCGAGTATTCGTCGCATCCTAGAAACACGCCTCTCCATGATTGGCTACGATGTGGTCACCGCTGCAGATGGGGAAGAAGCCATCGATACATTCCATCATGCCATTCCTGACTTAGTTGTCCTTGATGTAATGATGCCAAAACTGGATGGCTATGGTGTCTGCCAAGAACTCCGCAAAGAATCTGACGTGCCCATTATTATGCTGACGGCTCTGGGTGATGTCGCCGATCGGATTACCGGCTTGGAACTCGGTGCCGACGATTATGTGGTTAAACCGTTTTCACCGAAAGAATTAGAAGCTCGTATCCGCTCTGTTCTACGGCGCGTTAGTAAAAACGGCAACTCTGGCATTCCCAGCTCTGGCGTGATCAGTGTTCATACCTTACGGATCGATACTAACAAGCGCCAAGTCTACAAAGGAGATGAGCGCATCCGGTTGACAGGGATGGAATTTAGCCTGCTGGAACTATTGGTCAGCCGTTCCGGTGAGGCTTTCTCCCGGTCCGATATTTTGCAAGAAGTTTGGGGCTATACTCCTGAGCGCCATGTAGATACTCGGGTGGTCGATGTCCATATTTCTCGACTGAGAGCCAAGCTAGAAGAGGATCCCAGTAACCCTGAGCTGATTCTGACCGCTAGAGGGACAGGATATCTGTTTCAGCGCATTGTTGAGCCTGGGGAAATGCCCGGTTAAGCCTAATTCAGGACTCACGTTCAATTTCATAACCCAGCGATGCCCTATAGATTGTTCATCTATAGGCGTTTTGCTATGGGGACTCATACCCCTTCTTTAGCATCACTGACTCTACAAACTGCTTCCCACAATTCTTACAGAGATAGCATTGTTGCTGTCTGCGTTGCCCATTTTTCGAGAGTCTGTGGGATTGACAATGGGGGCATGTCATTACTTTCATTACATTTGAGCTATCCCCTACATAAGGCTCTAAATATGACATCAGCAGATTTTCTATTTGTTCAGTCAGTCGTTGGCGATGCTCCAAATCACTGGTCCGTAAAGCGGACAAGGTGACGGCATTACTGCTATGGACACAGACTTCTGCCAGCAGGTTAAGCTGGCCTTCAGGTAGGTTAGGATTCCGTTGCTGGAGAATATCCGCTAGAAAATTGATGGCTTCTTGGGTCATGCTTTCGTCAATAGACTGGAACATATCCTGGGAAGTATAAAACTGAATAAAGATGACCCGCGATACGGGATGGGCAAAGAGTTCTACCACTGCTGTGATCAGCTTGTGGATCATTTGGCGCAGGGGTAACTGCACCACTTCTGGGGTATTCAATTCATTCCAAAATAGTTTGACGCGCTCGATGTGGCGCAACTCCATGGCATTGAATATAGCGGCTTTGTTGGGGAAAAACTGATAGAGGGAGCCGACGGCAGTCCCTGCTTGGGCGGCAATTTGGTGGGTGGTAGCGGCATCGTAGCCCACCTGATCAAAGATATCTGCTGCCGCATTGAGGATTTTATCGACCCTTTCTTTGCCTCTTTGCTGTTTAGGCTGTCGACGGAAATGACTTGACGAATATGAATTATCTGTCATATTTTTAAAACACGACGAATCTTTCACAATTTTATAGCGAGCGAAGAAGATGATGCGATCGATGCTTCCCGGTGCGCCTTGGCTATTGGCGCACAAGTCTATGCTGCTTGTCAATCAGCCCCTCAAGGTGACTCTGGACGGACAGGACTATGTGCTTTGGCAGGATGGCACGGGTTCAGTACAAGCCTTGCCCAATCGCTGTCCCCACATGGGGGCGATGCTGTCGGAAGGTTGGTGTGAACTCTTGCCAGATGGAGATGATGGGCAATCAGGGATTGTCTGTCCTTTTCATGCGCTGCAGTTTGATGGCGCAGGTTGCACCGTTCTGCCGGGTACTCAACGCAAAACATTGCCCCAATTACAGCCTCCAGAGCTAATGATTCAAGGCGATTTTATCTGGTCCTATGGCGGCCATGAGCCCCAAATACCGATTCCCAGCATTATGAATGAAATTGCCCAAGCCTATGATTTTATCGGACCTACTGCTGACTACAGCGTAGAAACGGATTTACTGAGTATGCTGCTGGTGATGCATGACTACAACCATCAAAACGGCACTCACCGTGATTTGTTTCAGATCACCGACGTTCAATTCCATCAATTTGTAGACCATGGGCATCAATCCCATGCGTTTTACGACATGCCCACAGAAACCTATCACTGGACGGAAAAGTTGAGAAAGCCAGATCTGATGTTGCTACCCAAAACCATTCAGGCACATTTGGAGAACTATTTTCCGGGGCTGGTCATTTTACATACTGAAACACCCTTAGGAAAAATTGCTCAATGCCATTTCTTTGTGCCTGAGTCAGAACAGCGGACTCGTACTTATATTTTGCTGTTTGCTCAGCTCCAGCATTCACTATTCAAGGTTTTTGGTAATTCTTTTCTCAAATTCGGCCAAGTGGCAGTAGAACAAGATGTCGATATCTTAGCCAAGCTCTATGGTGATGCACCCCAAAATATCAAACTCAATAACGAAGTGGGTATGGATTGGGTTCGACGGAATTTCGACAATTTTCCCAAAGTGGTGGAGCCTCATCTATCCAAGTGAATCGGGCAGTAGGATGGTTCTATTCCTAATCTCTAGTCTTGGTCTGAGATTAGAACCTTGGTTCAGAACCACTGGTTTGAAGGGCATGATATTAAACCTTTCACACCTATATTGAGGAGAAAAATTTCCATGACATCCTCAGAGGATATTAAGGCTTGGTTACAGGAGCATACGGATCTAGATATCTTTCCTGAAAAGATTCTGGATCGGCTGGCTAGAACAGTAGAAGTACAGACGCTAGAAGCCAATCGGCGACTGATTTTAGAAGATACTTTGCCGGATGCGGTATATATTTTGCGTCAAGGCCGCCTTGAAAGCTATCACACCAGTTTGGTGGATACGGCACAGGTCTGTAGCTTGTTGCCAGGGGCTGTACTGCATCTCTTCGACATCTTGCTCGATCAGCCGACCCTTCAAACCATCAATACTTTAACGGATTGCCAGTTGTGGGTGATTTCCAAAAAAGACCTACTCAAGATCGCGGGTGAATATCAAGATGTGACGCGAATTGTGTCGCAAAAGCTGTCTAAAGACTTGGCGAATGTTTCCCAAGAGTTAGTGGCTGAACAGGAACGACAAGCTATCCTCAGACCCTATTTGGTCCCTAAGGCAAATAGAGGAATAGTCGGCTCTAGCCGCTATGCTAAGCGATTGCGAGAGCAACTCAAGGAGGCAGCACGTACTCGCGATTCAGTGATTATCTTTGGCGAACCCGGTCTAGAAAAAGATAATGCAGCCGCTCTCGTTCACTTTGGATCGAACCAAAGACGGGAGCCGATGGTGAAAATTAACTGCAATACTCTACAAATCAGCGGGGCCAGTTTGTTTGGTCGAGTGGGGGGTAAGCCTGGGCTTCTAGAAGCTGTGGGTGAGGGCACGGTTCTTTTAAATAATATTCAAGAACTGCCGCCAGCATTATGCCCACAAATACGACGGCTCTTAGAAACCCAGACTTACGTACCGGTTCAAAGAGACGGGAATGCAGTGAAGCCTCGTACCAGCAATGCTCGCTTAATCTTGACGGCTGAGAAGGTTCAGCCGGAACTGGATGGGGTGATTTCCCATCGGGTTAAGATGCCGCCGTTGCGGGTGAGTAAGGCGGATGTGGGTGCCCAAGTTGAGTACTATATCAGTCTACTTTCTAAAGAACAGGGCTTTGCTAAGCGCCAGCTGACCCCTGAAGCCTTGCGACGTCTACAAAGCTACAATTACCCGGGCAATATTGTCGAGCTGCATAGTTTGGTGGAGCGTGCGATCGCACAATCGTCTCCCAACGAAGATCTCACTGCCGAAATCTTTTGGGCGGCCCAAGATCGCCAACAGCGGTTCCGGCTTAACCTACTCAATGCCAACCCGTGGTTGCGGCGATTTCTCCGCAGTCCCTGGTGGCCCACCCGCATTAACTACGGCATCGTCTTACCCCTATTTATTTTTGTGGTGATCATTCTATTTGTGGGTCCCCAGCAACGGAGCCAGAACTTTGCCTTGAACTTATTTTGGGCCTGGTGGTGGCCGTTGATATTAATCGGTTTCCCCTTTGTGGGGCGTCTATGGTGCTCCGTCTGTCCCTTTATGATTTGTGGTGAATTGCTGCAAAAGCTGTCTCTCTGGCTGGTGCCGAGACAACTGCGGCAATGGCCCCGGCAGCAGGCTGAACAGTGGGGAGGTTGGTTCTTATTTGGTCTATTTACCCTGATCTTTCTCTGGGAAGAACTCTGGAATTTAGAAGATACGGCCTATCTGTCTAGCTGTCTGCTGCTGCTGATTACGGCAGGTGCCATCATTTGCTCACAGATTTTTGAGCGCCGATTTTGGTGTCGATATCTTTGTCCTATCGGAGGAATGAATGGCTTATTTGCCAAACTTTCTATGACTGAGCTAAGGGCTCAACAAGGCACCTGCTCTGCTGAGTGCAGTACCTATCAATGCTACAAAGGCGGACCTGAAAAAGGAGAAGGACAAGAAACAACAGGCTGCCCCCTTTACTCTCATCCCGCTCAATTGGAAGATAATAGGGACTGCGTGCTCTGTATGACTTGTTTGCAGGCCTGCCCCCACCGTTCTGTAGAGTTCAATTTGCGTCCCCCCGGTATCGAATTGTGGACAACCCACACCCCTCGAATCTATGAGGCCGCATTGCTCCTGCTGTTGTTAGGGGGGATTTTCCTGCATCGACTTCCTGAATTGCAAACCTGGATTGGGCTAGATTTGCATCTGCAGCAATTTTCAGTCCATGCTCTGGTGTCTTGTTTGGTGTTGGGGATAGCTGCTTTGATTCCCTTACTTTCCCATGCCGTCTTATGCCGTATCAGTCCTAACTTGAAACCAAGGCCCTTTATAGAATTGGTTTATGGCTATTTACCTCTAGTCCTCGGTGGTACCTTAGCCCATTATTTACGATTAGGACTGACCGAAGCAGGTCAAATTCTACCCGTCACCTGGGCCACGTTTGGCTTGGCTGGAGGAGGACTACCGGTCTGGGTAGCCCACCCAGCGGTGGTTAGTTTCCTGCAAGGTTCCACAATATTGGCTGCAATTTTTCTGACGTGGATTCTCACTCAAAAAATTGCTCGACAACCTATCTCTGTCCTTCTGCCTCAGCATATGACGAGCCTAGGATTAGGCGTCTGTTTGTGGTCTGTGATTGTGGGAATGTAATGGGTGCTGGAAGAGTACTAAAACTTTTAAATCAGTCTCTATTCAGATCTGTTTGCTGATGGAAACTAAAGAATGGGTTTGCCCCTATAAGAGAGAGGCAAACCCATTCTTTTTGGGTTAAGATCTAGCCTTTTTGATAGCCCTTAACCACAATAATGCAGAAAACAAACAGATTGTGGATGAATCGGATTACACATCATAGACCCGACAGGCATCGGACCAGTCATTGATGGCACAGTATTGATCCCAAGTGCTTGGTACAACGTCTGCTTGGTTTGGCTTGGGGAGTAATTCAGTGGTTGTGTTGGGGGTTGTTTGTTGTTTGATTTGAGTCATTGTTTTTACCTAAATTCTACTCGGGCAGTGTCGTAGATTGGAGGCCACACAATTCTCAAGTGAGTCATCAGAAAATAATTGAAATAGGGAATCTTTTTTCTGATGTAGCCCCATCTGCGATGTCTTTAATGTAGGCGATCTTCTTGAGATCATCCTGAATAGTTTCTGAGAAAACTGAGCAACTTTGAAAAGGGAAAATTGCGAAAAAACAAAAGATTTTTGGCTTGATTGCGATGAAATTAGCTTTGCTTCTGAAAGTGATTGGTGCCAGCAAATGCACCGGATAGCCACATTAAGCCAAACATTATTAGGGTGATGGCTGATGCATGGCCAAAAATTCTGAGGGTGTCGAGAAGAACCATTACATTGTCCTCTGCTGGGTTGATACGGTTTAGTATGCTGGGCCAGCTAATAGAAAGCAGTGATCGATTTCTGGGGTGGGAGTGATTGCCATCACCCATGGCATGAGGAATGGCCAGTGCCCCCGATTTAGAAGTCATTCGGAGGAAATAGACCTCGGTTTGATGGGGTAAATTATAAGGAATTGGATTTGGAGGCTTCCCGGTATAGCTCAGTCAGGGTAACGACTCGATATCCTTTTTGTTTGAGTTGGGGCAAAATCTGATTCAGCGTCTGGACGGTTCGCAGCCCCCAGGCCCCCTCAGGTCCATAGTCATGGAGAACGATAATACTGCCGGGTTGGACATTCGCCAAAATCTGTTGAGCGGCGAAATCTGAAGACGGCAGATTTGTGTCATAGGGCCATGGTGCCCCCAGGGCAATTTTGTATCCTTGCTGTTGAGCAATCTCAGCCATCTCTGGAGTGCAGCGGCCACTCCCTGGACGCATCCACTCCAGGGATGTTTTATGGTTGGCGGCAGCTAGGATATCCTGTTCTGCGGTTTGCAAAGCAGTTTGGAATTCAGGTAAGGGAAGGCTGATGCTGGGGACATCAATGGTGAGGTGATTACCTAACTCGTGGCCTTGCCTGACCATTTGGGTGATAAAGGCTTGGTTCTGAGCCGATAATCTACTGCTGATCATAAAAAAGGTTGCTTTGGCATCGTGCTGTGCCAAAACCTGCAATATTTTTCCGGTGGTATTGGTATCCCCTGCTCGTTGATCATCGGGGCCATCATCAATCGTGAGGGCGACAATCGGTTGCTCGGTGGGGAGATAGAAAATCGCACCTGGACAAATTAAGGGGGCTAGGCGATCAATTGCCCACCGGGGCTGCATCCAGAGTACTAGCAATGCTGCGATGAGTGTTCCAATGGCCAGCCCTGCGATTTGGAGTCGGTATCGGATAAAGAAGCGAAAGTTAGCCATATAAAACAATGGATTGAGGAGGGATGAATCCTGTCTTTCAGCCTAGGTTCTAGCCGAATCTACAGCAAGAATCGTGACAGGAACTCCAAAAGCTGAAAAGATAAAGATTACAGAAAGTAAACATATCATTAACAAAAGATTCATTTTATGACGATGAAACAACAATATGTGGTGTCAAGTGTCTTGTTAGGTGCTTTAGCGTTTGTTGCCCCCGCTCAAGCAGCTGGTCGGGTGGCTGGCTATCAATATGCTGTGTTTCAAGATAGTGAAGCCCCTCTCGAAGACAACGTCATTCACTACATTCCTTGCTATCCCCAAAATGATTGCAACGAGTTAGCCACCAAGCTAACCGCAGAACTTCGTCAAGCCCAGGTAAACCTGACTCGGGCACGATTGACTCTAGAAAAGCCCATCGAAGCTTGGACGCTATTCACCCAACTCGATCAGCAGTTTTTGCCTCAGATTACCGATAAGAAGGGGTATAAAACCACGACTACCCAAAAGAAAGGGGTCTTTTCTTTTTACTGTCCAACCAAAACCTGCTTGGTCTATTCCTTTGGTACGGTCCGCGATCGCTTCAATTATTGGGTCACTGTGGCTAAGAGCCGGAAGCGTTGGGACTTGGGGCCTGGCAGAGGCTTTGTTGAAGACAAACCTGAAAAGCTAGGGAATTAATCATTAGAATTATGAACTATAAATCTTTCATCCTGGCGTTGGGCTTGGTTGCGATCGCATTTCCCGCCCAGGCAGAATTACCCGAACATATTCAACAATTGCTCAATACTCGTCGCTGTATTCGCTGTGATTTATCCCGTGCTAATTTTGGCGGCATGGATCTGAGCGTTACTAACTTGCAAGGGGCGAACCTGATTTTCTCCAACTTGGAGAATGCTAACCTCAACGCCTCTAACCTGACGGGTGCCAAGCTCATTCAGGCCCGAATGTCAGATGCGAATCTGCAAACCACCAACCTCAGCGTTACGGATTTGAGTAAAGCTGATTTGCGAGGCGCTAATTTGGCGGGCGCGGATTTGCGTAGCAGCCGCATGACGTCTGCCAATCTGAAAGGGGCAAAACTGCAACAAGCCAAACTCCAAGGGGTGAACTTAGGTTCAGCTAATCTGAAAGGGGCAAAGCTGAATGGAGCTAATTTGTTCTCAGCTGATTTAAGGGGCGCTAATCTCCAAAATGCTGATCTCACAGGTGCAAATCTTAAGGAAGCTGATTTGAGTGGCGCTAATGTGAAGGGAATTAAGCTCACGGATGCAGACCTAACAGGGGCCACCCTCCCGGATGGCATTTCCCAGTAGGTCTTACTTGCAGGTTGCCAAGGCTTGAATTGAGGCGGGGATATCCATTTGACAGAATTTAGCCCCGCTTAAATCAGCATTGCTTAGGTTGGCATCTCGTAAGTTGACATCTGTCATGGCGATTTTGCCGAGATGGGCACTACTTAAGTCGGCCCCGCTGAGATTGACGCTTTCTAAAGTGGCTTTTCTCAGATCTGCATGGTTTAACTTGGCCCCATTGAGGTTGGTGTACTTCAGTTGGGCCTGCTTTAGTTTTGCCCCTTTTAAGTTGGCTTCGCTGAGATTAGCGTTGGCCAAATAGACTTGGTTGAGATTCGCACTCTTGAGGTTGCTTTTATTGAAATTAGCCTCTCTTAGGTCGCTGAAGTAGACGCGACGATTGCCTTGGGCTGTTTCTACCACAGCAACGCTAAAGTCAGCATCTTCTAAAGCGGCTTCAAACAAGTTGGCCCGGCGCAAATCGGCGCCTTTGAGCTTGGCTTTGACTAAGGTTGCCTGGGTTAAATTGGCGTCTTGCAAATTGGTGGCTTGCTTGAGGGTTGTGGTTAAGCTGGCCCGTCGTAGGGTGGCTTTGCTGAGATTGGCAGATTGCAGATTAGCGCTCTCTAGATTGGCATCGTCCAAATTAACGCCCTGTAAATTGGCCCCTTGCAGGTTTGCTCCCTGCAAGCTAGCGCCTTTTAAATTTTGATCTTGAAAATTAGCTCCCCTGAGGTCGCAACCCTCACAACTGTTCGTGGCCTTTAGCTGCTGAAGATGCTCGGGGTTGGGAGTCTGAGGGGTATTGCTGGCAGCCCCCAGAGGAAATAACGCGATAAAAGTGGTGACTGTTCCTATAGCGAGACTGCCTTTATTCAACTGTTTCATGTCATTCACCCAAATTAAAAAACGGTCTGCAATAGGTATTTATTCTCTAATCACTGTACTGTGATCAGGACAATGTTACAAAATGCTAAGGTATCGAGCCTTACCTCGGGGGTGAACCTGCAGACCTGAAAAATTGACCGTTATAGCACTCGCCAAATCAATAGCCAAAGGGTCAAAATACTGGTGGTCAACATCGCTTTTTGGGGGGCAAGGCACTTGACGCCCCAGTACAGTAACCATAATGACCAGAGGCTACCTACCAAGACGCACCAAAATAGCAGTTGGAGGAACACGTGTCCGTTCAAGATTTGGCTGTATAGGTGGAGCCAAGTTAGGTATTGGTTGAATAGGGGTTCTTCCGGTCTAAATGCTACAAATTGGGTAAAGGGAATCACGCGTCCGGTCGCTGGCCATAGCCCGGCAGCGCCCACCATGATCAATCCCACAATTGCCAGGGGCCATTGGGTCCACCCTGCAAGCTGCCAAGCCCGCCTTTGGCCGGTGAGCCATTGAATCATCCATCCGTACACTCCCCAGCTCAATAAGGGCCAACCCATTAAGCCAATGAGTAGGAGGATTACCCAAAACGGGGGGCTTCCAGTTTCGGCCCTGAAAGACTGTATTAACTCGGTAGAAATAATGGGGGATAAGTTCCGGGTCCAGAGCCCATAGGCGATGTACCGGAGCCAGCCTGCACTTAAGACAATGCCTAAGGGCACCCAATGTTGAAGCGGTTGATCAAATAGTTGCCGAAAAAAGCGGTGGGGTTGAACAATCAGTGTCCACAGGTTCATCGTTCCATTCTAAAACCTTGGTTTGTATTCACACCTATTAATTGTATTTTTAGGTGTTAAGTCTGGTTTATTTTAGGTGTAATATTTCTATGTGAATTCTGACAATATCCGTTCAAGTCCTTTGAGTCGAACGGGTTTTGCAATGTAGTCGTCCATGCCTGAGGCTAAATACGACTCGCGATCGCCCTGCATCGTATTGGCTGTCATAGCAACAATGCGTGGCCGAGTTGTGTTATCCCACTCTTCACAAATACTCTGGGCTGTGGTGATGCCGTCCATCTCCGGCATTTGGACATCCATCAGCACCACATCATAGGTTTGTTTACGCAATGCTGCTAGCACCTCCAATCCATTGGTGACCAGATCTGCTTGATAGCCCAAGCGATCGAGTAACTTAAGAATGACTTTTTGATTGACAACGTTATCTTCCGCCACCAAAATTCTGACCGGAGAAGTGGTCGGTGGTTGGAGTGGCTTGGATGTTGAGGGCTGGACAATATCGGACAGATGAGTGGAGAGAGATTTGATTAGGGCCTGGTAGAGCCTAAATTGCTTAACGGGT
The Acaryochloris marina S15 genome window above contains:
- a CDS encoding YIP1 family protein — protein: MNLWTLIVQPHRFFRQLFDQPLQHWVPLGIVLSAGWLRYIAYGLWTRNLSPIISTELIQSFRAETGSPPFWVILLLIGLMGWPLLSWGVYGWMIQWLTGQRRAWQLAGWTQWPLAIVGLIMVGAAGLWPATGRVIPFTQFVAFRPEEPLFNQYLTWLHLYSQILNGHVFLQLLFWCVLVGSLWSLWLLYWGVKCLAPQKAMLTTSILTLWLLIWRVL